One Anolis carolinensis isolate JA03-04 chromosome 5, rAnoCar3.1.pri, whole genome shotgun sequence DNA segment encodes these proteins:
- the ppef2 gene encoding serine/threonine-protein phosphatase with EF-hands 2 isoform X4 translates to MRRRCTWRIFQSIEYSGEQDHLKLNSFFDYLMTHFTPRSNTDKEFLSRILSEPENINESKIIEGEYAYQTVVVPNNYMGPRLSFPLFPDDATALLEAFKQKKQLHAHYVLRLFHEARKHLSQLPNITNVSTCYYEEITICGDLHGQLVDLFLIFYKNGLPSPQKAYVFNGDFVDRGKYSMEILIILFVFLLIYPKEVHLNRGNHEDYIVNLRYGLNKEIARKYKEHSGKILKLLQNVFSCLPLATLVDQKVLIVHGGISDTTDLDRLAKIDRRQILSVLSQKRKITRSFEPSEFESAKLFRDGPPKPTDSLSKSEVTKRVQEEYETCRTRAGSSEYTESRASATSFPSGSDMTLASTESTFVDDAEIQQVLDILWSDPIPQDGCKVNEDRGGGCYFGPNVTRAFLQKYNLQFIIRSHECKPDGYDICHDRKVITVFSASNYYTMGSNRGAYVKMGRDLIPHFIQYQAGKSARRLTMTQRISRVEVSAYQVLKEKLFAHRSDLTTAFRRYDKKNTGLITLNEWANAVESVLQLGLPWRMLRPQLVPHLTSGKLEYKSWLKDIVTEQRSAVQERLQSSLLENIYRNLSSLETIFNIIDTDHSGLISLEEFHQTWKLFSDHMNINISDESISDLARSIDFNKDGNIDFNEFIEAFRLVSQSPP, encoded by the exons AAGAATTCCTTTCTCGCATATTATCGGAGCCTGAAAACATAAATGAGAGCAAGATAATAGAAGGAGAGTATGCCTACCAAACGGTCGTAGTACCGAATAACTACATGGGGCCCCGTCTTTCCTTCCCGCTCTTCCCTGATGATGCCACTGCCTTACTGGAAGCATTCAAACAGAAAAAA CAGCTTCACGCTCACTATGTTCTAAGACTCTTCCATGAAGCCCGGAAGCATCTGTCCCAGCTGCCAAACATTACCAACGTCTCTACCTGTTACTATGAGGAGATCACTATTTGTG GAGACTTACATGGCCAATTGGTGGATTTGTTTCTGATATTTTACAAG AATGGCCTTCCCTCTCCACAGAAGGCATATGTCTTCAACGGCGACTTTGTGGACAGAGGCAAATATTCCATGGAGATTCTGATCATACTCTTTGTCTTCCTCCTGATTTATCCCAAGGAGGTCCATCTAAATCGAGGAAACCACGAGGACTATATAGTCAACTTACG CTATGGTCTCAACAAGGAGATTGCACGCAAATATAAG GAGCATAGTGGTAAAATTCTGAAACTTCTTCAAAATGTCTTCAGCTGCCTGCCGTTGGCTACCTTGGTTGACCAGAAGGTCTTGATTGTACATGGAGGAATTTCAGACACAACTGATCTGGATCGGCTGGCCAAGATTGACAGGCGTCAG ATTCTgtctgtattgtctcagaagagaaaaataacaagATCTTTTGAACCGAGTGAATTTGAAAGTGCCAAATTGTTCCGGGATGGTCCCCCAAAGCCCACTGATTCTCTGAGTAAATCTGAAGTTACCAAGAGGGTCCAGGAGGAATATGAGACGTGTCGCACAAGGGCAGGGAGCTCCGAGTACACAGAAAGTAGGGCTTCTGCCACCTCTTTCCCCTCTGGGTCAGACATGACCCTTGCTTCAACCGAATCAACATTCGTTGACGATGCCGAAATCCAACA GGTTTTGGACATTTTGTGGAGCGACCCCATCCCTCAAGACGGCTGTAAAGTGAATGAAGACAGAGGAGGTGGCTGTTACTTTGGCCCCAATGTGACACGAGCATTCCTGCAGAAGTACAACCTACAGTTCATCATCCGTTCCCACGAGTGTAAGCCGGACGGCTATGACATCTGCCACGACCGAAAG GTCATCACTGTTTTTTCAGCCTCGAACTACTACACAATGGGCAGTAACCGGGGAGCCTACGTCAAAATGGGACGTGATTTGATTCCCCACTTCATCCAGTACCAAGCCGGCAAATCAGCACGTAGACTGACCATGACTCAAAG GATCAGCCGAGTGGAAGTGTCAGCATACCAGGTGTTAAAGGAGAAGCTGTTTGCTCACAGGTCCGACCTCACCACTGCATTCAGGCGCTATGATAAGAAGAACACAG GCCTGATCACATTAAACGAATGGGCAAATGCTGTAGAGTCTGTCCTTCAGCTGGGGCTTCCGTGGCGGATGCTGAGGCCGCAGCTGGTGCCGCACCTGACCAGTGGGAAGCTGGAGTACAAGTCGTGGCTTAAGGACATTGTGACGGAGCAGCGGTCAGCAGTCCAGGAG CGGCTACAGTCAAGTTTGCTGGAAAACATTTACCGAAACCTCTCCAGCCTGGAAACTATCTTCAATATCATCGACACTGATCATTCAG GGCTTATTTCTCTTGAGGAATTTCACCAGACCTGGAAGCTGTTTAGTGACCATATGAATATTAATATCTCAGACGAAAGCATCAGTGACTTGGCCCGCAGCATCGACTTCAACAAAGATGGAAATATAGATTTCAACGAGTTCATTGAGGCATTCCGTCTAGTCAGTCAGTCACCTCCATGA